The stretch of DNA GCGATCGCTACTTAAAGATAAGCTTGAGGACAAGACATTAAAGGCGATCGGCACATCAGGTACGATCGAGACTTTGATATCTCTACATGCTAAAGAAAAACTGGGGCTAGTTCCTAATCCTCTCCAAGGTTATGAGCTTCCCTTTGCGGATTTAGAAAATATTGTTTGGCGCTTACGCCGTGCAAATTTAGAAGAACGCACAGCTATGGTGCGCCAAAAGCGAGCCGAAATTATTTTAGCTGGTGCAATAGTTCTCTTAGAAACCATGCGTTTATTGGGAATTCCCAAAATCATGCTATGCCAGAGAGCCTTGCGAGAAGGCTTGGTGGTGAATTGGATGATCCGTCATGGCTATATCGAGGATGGTTGGCGCTATCAAAGTACGGTTCGCGATCGCAGTATTCTCAAGCTTGCTGATAAATATGGCATTGATACTAAATATGCGAAGCAAGTCGCTGAACATGCCTTAAGTTTATTTGATCAGACCAAGGGGATTTTCCATGAATGGGGTGAAGATGAAAGACATTTGCTATGGGCGGCGGCGATGCTACATAACGCGGGACATCACATCAGCCACGATGCGCACCACAAACATTCCTATTATTTAATTCGTAATGGTGAGTTGTTGGGCTATACCGAGTCAGAGATTGAGGTAATCGCTAATCTTGCGCGTTATCACCGCAAGAGTGAGCCGAAGAAAAAACATGATAATTTCCAACGCTTGGATAGTGAGCAGCTGAAATTATTTGTGCGTCAAGGCAGTACATTTTTGCGAATAGCTACAGCCCTCGATCGTCGTCAGATTGGTGCGATCGACTCAATTCGGGTGGTTTGTAATCCTCGGACTCGCGCTTGTGGATTACAACTTACACCTAGACAAACCAATGATCCCTGCACCCTAGAGCTGTGGAGTCTTGACTATAAGAAGCAGCCCTTTGAGGCTCAGTTTAACGTTACGCTGTCAGTATCTTTAGAGTAGAAAGGGTTGGCGCTAAGCGTCATCCCTTTCTACTGAGATTTATCTTATGGAAGGCTCTCTCTCTTTACTAATAATTATTGCGATCGCCGCAGGTGTATTTGCTCGTGTCATCGCGAATTTTTTTCGTGTGCCTAGTATCGTTTTTCTGTTGATTTTTGGCGTAGCTTTGGGAGGGAGTGGATTAAATCTAGTGCAACCACGTCTATTAGGAGATGGGTTAGAGGCGATCGTATCGATTTCTGTTGCTCTAATTTTGTTCGATGGTGGACTGAACCTACAGCTAAAAGAGCTTGGCAAAGTATCGGCTAGTTTGCGCAATTTAATCACAATTGGAACTTTGATTACCTTAATTGGTGGCGGGATTGCTGCCTATTGGTTGAGTGAATTTCCTTGGACAATCGCCTTTTTATATGCGGCTTTAGTGGTGGTGACGGGACCAACGGTCGTTAATCCGATTATTGAAGAGGTCGGACTCGATCGCCGTCTTGCCACGATCCTTGAAGGGGAAGGCGTATTAATTGATGCGATCGGTTCAGTGCTTGCCGTTGTCGTCCTCGATGTCGCTTTAAATCCGACATCTGGAGCTTTTGCGGTTGTTAGTGATCTAGGATTGCGGCTAGGTGTTGGCGGATTGCTGGGTGCGATCGCAGGTTGGTTATTGGGCAAATTTTTGCAACGTGCCGCATTTCTTGCGGAAGATACTAAAAGCGCGGTGGTAGTGGCGGCGGTATTAGGACTATTTGGAATTGCTCAAGAAATTCAAAGCGAATCGGGACTAACAGCGGTTGTCTTGATGGGAATTGTTCTACGTGCTTCCGAAATTCCCAATAGTCGAGCTTTACTTAAATTTAAGAGCCAACTCGTGGCTCTCATAGTTTCAGTTCTATTTATTTTA from Pseudanabaena sp. BC1403 encodes:
- a CDS encoding Ppx/GppA phosphatase family protein, with translation MTSDVKTLAAIDVGTNSIHMVIVQIQTSIPSFSVIESEKATVRLGERCAQTGNLTEDAMKRSLEALKRCQEICHTFKVEEIVAVATSATREAPNGQDFIRRIYEELGLHVEVISGQEEARRIYLGVISAMELNDEPHLLIDIGGGSTEMILGDGRDPLHLSSTKIGAVRLTDLFIKTDPISQPEYDRLLGYILGSIERPTDDLRSLLKDKLEDKTLKAIGTSGTIETLISLHAKEKLGLVPNPLQGYELPFADLENIVWRLRRANLEERTAMVRQKRAEIILAGAIVLLETMRLLGIPKIMLCQRALREGLVVNWMIRHGYIEDGWRYQSTVRDRSILKLADKYGIDTKYAKQVAEHALSLFDQTKGIFHEWGEDERHLLWAAAMLHNAGHHISHDAHHKHSYYLIRNGELLGYTESEIEVIANLARYHRKSEPKKKHDNFQRLDSEQLKLFVRQGSTFLRIATALDRRQIGAIDSIRVVCNPRTRACGLQLTPRQTNDPCTLELWSLDYKKQPFEAQFNVTLSVSLE